In one window of Cetobacterium somerae ATCC BAA-474 DNA:
- a CDS encoding sugar porter family MFS transporter → MKYKKAIISAFIAGSAGFVLGYDMGISGGTITNVATHFNLNSAWEGFALSVFIVGAVLGSIFTRKINDELGRKRALIIGTIFMLIGAIGVYLFGDKFQLFLLCRGIAGAGMGLLFSSEPSYITEISPPSIRGGLGSILQFTTGLGIILGYFVTFNMLKYQNIIQDNLWMWKTIYGTEIVVVAIYLIFLFYIVHSPVWYLMKNRDDEAKKIMQDIWPDIDCDKFIETHSKYNRNDDESKNIEHQMEKSGKLKKLIFISFFMAALTELCGINPLIYYSSDIFRKIMPEGPNTAFYQSIINGVFFTIGSLVSMLTVDKFGRKTLLFIGTFIMSASLFIIGVHIYLSSYSMLLVYLVYLFIFSYNFSAGAIRFLYIGELSPTPLRAYSLGFAGIVNWASDFLVSWTLPIIANSIFLNRIFKGSSIFFIYSVFGFIFFILVFTIPETKGKSLHEISEYWSLKDD, encoded by the coding sequence ATGAAGTATAAAAAAGCCATAATTTCAGCTTTTATTGCAGGAAGCGCTGGATTTGTTTTAGGTTATGATATGGGAATATCAGGAGGAACGATAACTAATGTAGCCACACATTTTAATCTTAATTCAGCATGGGAAGGATTTGCATTATCAGTTTTTATAGTAGGAGCAGTTTTAGGAAGTATTTTTACAAGAAAAATAAATGATGAGCTTGGAAGAAAAAGAGCTTTAATTATAGGAACTATTTTTATGTTAATAGGAGCAATAGGTGTATATTTATTTGGTGATAAATTTCAATTATTTCTACTATGTAGAGGTATAGCAGGAGCAGGTATGGGACTGTTATTTTCTTCAGAACCGTCCTATATCACAGAGATTTCTCCTCCTAGTATAAGAGGTGGATTGGGATCAATATTACAATTTACAACTGGATTAGGGATAATCTTAGGATACTTTGTAACTTTTAATATGTTAAAATATCAAAATATTATTCAAGATAACTTATGGATGTGGAAAACAATTTATGGAACAGAGATTGTTGTAGTTGCAATATACTTAATTTTTTTATTTTATATTGTTCATAGTCCAGTTTGGTATTTAATGAAGAACAGAGATGATGAAGCTAAAAAAATAATGCAAGATATTTGGCCAGATATTGATTGTGACAAATTTATAGAAACACATAGTAAGTACAATAGAAATGATGATGAAAGTAAAAATATAGAACACCAAATGGAAAAAAGTGGGAAATTAAAAAAACTTATATTTATATCATTTTTTATGGCAGCATTAACAGAGCTTTGTGGAATAAATCCATTGATTTATTACTCTTCAGATATTTTTAGAAAGATTATGCCAGAAGGACCTAATACAGCATTTTACCAAAGTATAATAAATGGTGTCTTTTTTACTATAGGATCTTTAGTATCAATGTTAACTGTAGATAAATTCGGAAGAAAGACTTTGTTATTTATAGGAACTTTCATCATGTCCGCATCATTATTTATAATAGGAGTACATATATATTTAAGCTCCTACTCAATGCTTCTTGTCTATTTAGTATACCTATTTATATTTTCATACAACTTTTCAGCTGGAGCAATTAGATTTTTATATATAGGAGAGTTATCACCAACTCCTTTAAGAGCATATAGTCTTGGATTTGCAGGAATTGTAAACTGGGCTAGTGATTTTTTAGTATCATGGACACTTCCAATTATAGCAAACAGTATTTTTTTAAATAGAATTTTTAAAGGGTCTTCAATATTTTTTATCTACTCAGTTTTTGGATTTATATTTTTTATTTTAGTATTTACAATACCAGAGACAAAAGGAAAATCATTGCATGAAATTTCAGAGTATTGGAGCTTAAAAGATGACTAG
- a CDS encoding plasma-membrane proton-efflux P-type ATPase, with protein sequence MDKISNDDLLKKLETDEKNGLNTSEAQKRLLRDGKNALEEKKVTLLQKLMPYFWGPIPWMIEAAIVLSLITMDIKDFIIILLLLLLNAFIGWRQDKSAQDALAALKNDLALKANVLRDSKWQEIPASDLVVGDIVAIALGNVVPADAQILSGDYLTVDQSALTGESLPVTKNIQDVVYSGSIAKEGSVIVVVTATGVNTYFGKTAKLVAEAGAKSQLTGEITSVGNFLIIGAVVLSIILVTFQLILIRPLDQVTILRIVKTVLVLMVATIPVAMPAVISVTIALGALQLSKMKAIVSKLNSIEALASVNVLCSDKTGTLTQNKLSVAGVFPVEGITSELMTTYGVLASDPKGEDVIDLAIKNFLKSKDSLSSYKIDKFIPFNPVIKRVEAVVEKDGKTFHIVKGAPQVIVEMCKLVGDNLKNIQDKIDELASHGFKSLGLAIGDGETWSYMGTFSLADPLRVDSKSTVQALKAEGIDVKMITGDSQNIAKEVANQLGIGDNILLATDVFGTDDKNMTITSKMQKQVEEASGFAEVFPQHKYEIVKVLQSKGHICAMTGDGVNDSPALKQADCGIAVSGATDAARAAAALILTNPGLSVIENAVNEAKKIFSRMMSYIYYRIAMTINIMIFSVIVTLIGKYLIHRVVPTDGDSFFPLTAIMLVSLALLDDIPIMTIAYDNAEISSGPSIWNKKRVFTVSFVLGIISVVQSIALVVWADKGWSQITSFSQLQTLVFLQLVVGGHLLLFITRRSGWFFTKPFPQWKLFSAIVLTQIFVVFMTYFGWLVESITIRDILYVWGYNILWMFPLSFISIILKKIK encoded by the coding sequence ATGGATAAAATCTCAAATGATGATTTGTTGAAAAAATTGGAAACAGATGAGAAAAATGGATTGAATACTTCAGAAGCACAAAAAAGATTGTTAAGAGATGGAAAAAATGCATTAGAGGAGAAAAAAGTAACTCTTTTACAAAAATTAATGCCGTATTTTTGGGGACCTATTCCTTGGATGATAGAAGCTGCAATTGTACTTTCATTAATAACAATGGATATAAAGGATTTTATAATTATATTGTTATTATTACTACTAAATGCCTTTATTGGATGGAGACAAGATAAAAGCGCACAGGATGCCTTGGCAGCATTGAAGAATGATTTAGCATTAAAAGCTAATGTTTTAAGAGACTCTAAATGGCAAGAGATTCCAGCTTCAGACTTAGTTGTGGGTGACATTGTTGCAATTGCTTTAGGGAATGTAGTTCCTGCTGATGCTCAAATATTAAGTGGAGATTATTTAACAGTTGATCAATCGGCCCTAACAGGTGAAAGTTTACCAGTTACAAAAAATATACAGGACGTAGTATATTCAGGATCTATAGCTAAAGAGGGAAGTGTAATAGTCGTTGTAACTGCAACTGGTGTAAATACATATTTTGGTAAAACGGCAAAATTAGTGGCTGAGGCAGGAGCTAAGAGTCAGTTAACAGGTGAAATAACATCTGTAGGTAATTTTTTAATAATTGGAGCTGTAGTTCTTTCAATAATTTTAGTAACATTCCAATTGATTTTAATAAGACCTTTAGATCAAGTAACTATTTTAAGAATAGTAAAAACAGTATTGGTTTTAATGGTTGCAACTATCCCAGTGGCAATGCCAGCGGTTATATCTGTAACGATAGCTTTAGGAGCTTTACAACTATCAAAGATGAAAGCTATAGTTTCTAAGTTAAATTCTATAGAAGCCTTAGCAAGTGTAAATGTTCTTTGTAGTGATAAAACAGGAACATTAACTCAAAATAAATTAAGTGTAGCTGGAGTTTTTCCAGTTGAGGGAATAACGAGTGAACTCATGACAACATATGGAGTTTTAGCCTCTGATCCTAAAGGGGAGGATGTTATAGATTTAGCTATTAAAAATTTTCTAAAGTCTAAAGATTCTTTGTCTAGCTATAAAATAGATAAATTTATACCTTTTAATCCAGTTATAAAAAGGGTAGAAGCAGTAGTAGAAAAAGATGGGAAAACATTTCATATAGTAAAAGGAGCTCCACAAGTTATAGTTGAAATGTGCAAGTTAGTTGGGGATAATTTAAAAAATATTCAAGACAAAATAGATGAATTAGCATCTCATGGATTTAAATCTTTAGGACTTGCAATTGGTGATGGAGAAACATGGAGCTATATGGGAACATTCTCTTTGGCAGATCCTTTAAGAGTTGATAGTAAATCAACTGTTCAAGCTTTGAAAGCTGAGGGAATAGATGTAAAAATGATAACAGGAGATAGCCAAAATATTGCAAAGGAAGTTGCTAACCAGTTAGGAATAGGAGACAATATTTTATTGGCAACAGATGTTTTTGGAACAGATGATAAAAATATGACAATAACGTCAAAGATGCAAAAGCAAGTAGAGGAAGCTAGCGGATTTGCAGAGGTATTTCCACAGCATAAATATGAAATTGTAAAAGTTTTGCAGTCTAAAGGTCATATTTGTGCAATGACAGGTGATGGTGTTAATGATTCACCAGCACTTAAACAAGCTGATTGTGGAATTGCTGTTTCAGGAGCGACAGATGCAGCTAGAGCTGCAGCAGCACTAATTTTAACTAATCCAGGATTAAGTGTAATAGAGAACGCTGTAAATGAAGCTAAGAAAATATTTTCAAGAATGATGAGCTACATATATTATCGTATAGCAATGACAATTAATATTATGATATTTTCCGTTATTGTAACACTAATTGGAAAGTATCTAATTCATAGAGTTGTTCCAACAGATGGAGATTCTTTTTTTCCATTAACAGCAATAATGCTTGTATCTTTAGCTTTATTAGATGATATCCCAATAATGACAATAGCTTATGATAATGCAGAGATAAGTTCAGGTCCATCTATTTGGAATAAAAAGAGAGTTTTCACAGTTAGTTTTGTTTTAGGAATTATATCTGTTGTTCAAAGTATTGCTCTTGTTGTATGGGCTGATAAAGGGTGGAGTCAGATAACAAGTTTTAGTCAATTACAAACATTAGTATTTTTACAATTAGTTGTTGGGGGACATCTATTACTATTTATAACAAGACGTTCAGGGTGGTTTTTTACAAAGCCATTTCCTCAATGGAAATTATTTTCAGCAATAGTTTTAACCCAAATTTTTGTTGTATTTATGACATATTTTGGCTGGCTAGTTGAATCAATAACTATAAGAGATATTTTATATGTTTGGGGTTATAACATTTTATGGATGTTCCCATTATCTTTTATTTCAATAATTTTAAAAAAGATAAAGTAA
- a CDS encoding nucleoside recognition domain-containing protein yields MEQVKNKQSVVEIFMKGAKKGLNITLEQIAPAMVLAYALIVFLRTTGLMDVIAKILTPVMGVFGLPGEAALVIIAAFFAKAAGAATGLMLFQEGVLTQEQATILYPAVILMGTLVGHYARIVIISGVSKKYYKLLLMVPLVDAALAMFVTRIILQISR; encoded by the coding sequence GTGGAACAGGTAAAAAATAAGCAAAGTGTTGTAGAGATATTTATGAAAGGAGCCAAAAAAGGTCTGAATATAACTTTAGAGCAAATAGCTCCAGCAATGGTTTTAGCATATGCGTTAATTGTTTTTTTAAGAACAACAGGATTAATGGATGTTATAGCAAAAATTTTAACTCCAGTTATGGGAGTATTCGGTCTTCCGGGAGAAGCTGCATTGGTTATAATAGCAGCCTTCTTTGCTAAAGCTGCAGGAGCGGCAACAGGTTTGATGCTGTTTCAGGAGGGGGTATTAACTCAAGAACAAGCAACAATATTATATCCAGCAGTTATTTTAATGGGGACACTTGTTGGACATTATGCTAGAATAGTTATAATATCAGGTGTTTCAAAAAAGTATTATAAATTATTGTTAATGGTTCCTTTAGTAGATGCTGCATTGGCCATGTTTGTAACAAGAATAATACTGCAAATATCAAGATAA
- the ppk1 gene encoding polyphosphate kinase 1, with amino-acid sequence MKEKKKELYNRDLSWLEFNSRVVYESKSGRNPLLERAMFLAIASTNLDEFFMVRIPKKREKKEREKIYNSIKKMVDNIYNEYSLYLKDLKKETDIEIKEYLNLSKKEKELADDYFNRLIQPILEIIEIDPFHPIPRIASGNLVLLGMIEKKKTKEKKVIMVELRGEFERVIKLEEDKNHFILIEELIKGNLSSQLEDFEIKEIGIFRLTRDEGVEILEDSKVNADIIKEVEDQLEEREWGEVIRIEYDRKLSKEMKDFITKNFSLLTTEIYEISGPINLDFLWTIEGLKGYEKYRYESLNEKFLKKMKGENIFETLKKKDKLLLHPYESFEAVTELIDTAADDPDVLGIKQTLYRVKHHDSPIIDALEKACKKGKQVTVLVEAKARFDEGDNIEWAKKLERVGCHVIYGIKDLKVHGKTLLILRKENEKIRRYVQLGTGNYYKAPYVDISLFTADEGIGEDISNLFSNLISPQERQNWKEIGVGPQELEERFKKLVDREISNALKGKKARIIAKMNGLTDESMIDKLYDASNAGVKIVLIVRGACCLLPGVKNMSENIEVYSIVGRFLEHNRVYIFENNGEKEYFLSSADWMTRNLERRVELMFPVKNSKNRQQLDLYFENILKDNMKRWKENEDGTYSVIKPNKDEKEFSYQNYYLDNKF; translated from the coding sequence ATGAAAGAAAAGAAAAAAGAACTTTATAATAGGGACTTAAGTTGGTTAGAGTTTAATAGTAGGGTAGTATATGAATCAAAATCTGGAAGAAATCCACTTTTAGAAAGAGCTATGTTTTTAGCAATAGCATCAACAAATTTAGATGAATTTTTCATGGTTAGAATACCTAAAAAAAGAGAAAAAAAAGAGAGAGAAAAAATTTATAATTCCATAAAAAAAATGGTGGATAATATTTATAATGAGTATAGTTTATATTTAAAGGATTTAAAAAAAGAAACAGATATTGAAATAAAAGAGTATTTAAATTTAAGTAAAAAAGAGAAAGAGTTAGCAGATGATTATTTTAATAGATTGATTCAGCCAATATTAGAAATAATTGAGATTGACCCATTTCATCCGATACCAAGAATAGCTTCTGGAAATTTAGTTTTATTAGGAATGATTGAAAAGAAAAAAACAAAAGAAAAAAAAGTTATTATGGTTGAATTAAGAGGAGAGTTTGAAAGAGTTATAAAACTCGAAGAGGATAAAAATCATTTTATTTTAATAGAGGAATTAATAAAAGGTAATTTAAGTTCTCAATTAGAAGATTTTGAAATAAAAGAGATTGGAATTTTTAGATTAACAAGAGATGAAGGTGTAGAGATTTTAGAGGATTCAAAAGTAAATGCAGATATAATAAAAGAAGTTGAAGATCAATTAGAGGAGAGGGAGTGGGGTGAAGTTATTAGAATTGAATATGATAGAAAATTATCTAAAGAGATGAAGGATTTTATTACAAAAAACTTTAGTCTTTTAACAACAGAGATATATGAAATATCAGGACCTATAAACTTAGATTTTCTATGGACAATAGAGGGATTAAAAGGGTATGAAAAATATAGATATGAATCATTAAATGAAAAATTTTTAAAGAAGATGAAGGGAGAAAATATATTTGAAACTTTAAAGAAAAAAGATAAATTGTTACTACATCCTTATGAGTCTTTTGAAGCAGTTACAGAGCTAATTGATACAGCAGCAGATGATCCAGATGTATTAGGTATAAAACAAACTTTATATAGAGTAAAACATCATGACTCGCCAATAATTGATGCACTAGAAAAAGCTTGTAAAAAAGGGAAACAAGTTACAGTATTAGTTGAAGCTAAGGCCAGATTTGATGAGGGAGATAATATAGAGTGGGCTAAAAAATTGGAAAGAGTGGGATGTCATGTAATTTATGGAATAAAAGATTTAAAAGTTCACGGAAAAACTCTTTTAATTTTAAGAAAAGAAAATGAAAAAATAAGAAGATATGTTCAGTTAGGAACTGGAAACTACTATAAAGCACCTTATGTTGATATCTCTTTATTTACAGCAGATGAAGGAATTGGTGAAGATATTTCCAATCTATTTTCTAATTTAATAAGTCCACAGGAAAGACAAAACTGGAAAGAGATTGGGGTGGGACCGCAAGAGTTAGAAGAGCGATTTAAAAAACTTGTAGATAGAGAGATAAGTAATGCTTTAAAAGGAAAAAAAGCAAGAATTATTGCTAAAATGAATGGATTAACAGATGAAAGTATGATAGATAAACTTTATGATGCTTCAAATGCAGGAGTAAAAATAGTTTTAATTGTTAGAGGAGCATGTTGTTTATTACCTGGAGTTAAAAATATGAGCGAAAATATAGAAGTTTATAGTATAGTTGGAAGATTTTTAGAGCATAACAGAGTTTATATTTTTGAAAATAATGGAGAGAAAGAATACTTTTTATCAAGTGCAGATTGGATGACTAGAAATTTAGAACGAAGAGTAGAGCTTATGTTTCCTGTAAAAAATAGTAAAAATAGACAACAACTAGATTTGTATTTTGAAAATATCCTAAAGGATAATATGAAGAGATGGAAAGAAAACGAAGATGGAACATACTCTGTGATAAAACCTAATAAGGATGAAAAAGAGTTCTCATATCAAAATTATTATTTAGATAATAAATTTTGA
- a CDS encoding nucleoside recognition domain-containing protein has protein sequence MLTAEQKKSITGWTSLFILMVMFSGLLKDHETLRAFDFSYLLGKFGTITDKVNFTGKGGDGTRQGFLVALTLAPSLMLSSGLITVAQELGALDAASKFFSPILRPLMGIPGSAGLAFVSSFTSSDVGAIMTRELYDDKYITEEERAIFVAYQYASSGVVTNTISAGGPLLGISLLPLGGIIMIQFVMKIVGANLVRLIVKRSRKNVECVA, from the coding sequence ATGTTAACAGCAGAGCAAAAAAAATCGATAACAGGATGGACATCACTTTTTATATTAATGGTTATGTTTTCAGGATTATTAAAAGACCATGAAACATTAAGAGCTTTTGACTTTAGCTATCTTTTAGGTAAGTTTGGAACAATAACAGATAAAGTTAACTTTACAGGAAAAGGTGGAGATGGGACAAGACAAGGATTTTTAGTGGCGTTAACACTAGCTCCTTCATTAATGTTATCATCTGGACTTATAACAGTAGCTCAAGAGTTAGGGGCATTAGATGCAGCATCTAAGTTTTTTAGTCCAATATTAAGACCGTTAATGGGAATTCCAGGAAGTGCTGGGTTGGCCTTTGTAAGTTCTTTTACTTCTTCAGATGTAGGAGCAATAATGACAAGAGAGTTATATGATGATAAATATATAACAGAGGAAGAAAGAGCAATATTTGTAGCTTACCAATATGCATCATCTGGAGTTGTAACAAATACAATATCAGCTGGAGGACCACTTTTAGGAATTTCATTACTTCCTTTAGGAGGAATTATTATGATTCAGTTTGTGATGAAAATAGTAGGAGCTAATTTAGTTAGATTAATTGTAAAAAGAAGCAGAAAAAATGTTGAATGTGTGGCATAA
- a CDS encoding sigma-70 family RNA polymerase sigma factor, translated as MIEIRDIKLAQQGDEEATEKIFHEYQSSILRNNRKFFLKGAESDDLLQEGYIGLMKAIKSYDETKNACFNTFANLCIRRQIITAVKTHSSAKYQNLNSAVMGEEYVGFEEVTKYNAPSINFYNPEEIVLGKELVKLLENFLVENLSDLEKKVFYYLCKEYSYIEIAETLDETPKKIDNTIQRIKKKILNYLGTYVEK; from the coding sequence ATGATAGAAATTAGAGACATTAAATTAGCACAACAAGGAGACGAGGAAGCTACTGAAAAGATTTTCCACGAGTATCAATCTTCAATCTTAAGAAACAATCGTAAATTTTTCTTAAAAGGTGCAGAATCAGACGATTTACTACAAGAAGGTTATATCGGCCTTATGAAAGCGATTAAATCTTATGATGAAACAAAAAACGCATGTTTTAACACTTTTGCAAATCTATGTATTAGAAGACAGATTATAACAGCTGTAAAAACACATAGTTCTGCTAAATATCAAAACTTAAACTCTGCTGTTATGGGAGAAGAGTATGTTGGATTTGAAGAAGTTACTAAGTATAACGCTCCATCTATAAACTTCTATAATCCTGAAGAGATTGTTTTAGGAAAAGAGTTAGTTAAACTTTTAGAAAATTTCTTAGTTGAAAATTTAAGTGATTTAGAGAAAAAAGTGTTCTATTATTTATGTAAAGAGTATTCATATATTGAAATTGCTGAAACATTAGATGAAACTCCAAAGAAAATAGACAACACTATTCAAAGAATTAAAAAGAAAATACTAAACTATTTAGGAACTTATGTTGAAAAATAG
- a CDS encoding methyltransferase domain-containing protein, with amino-acid sequence MYEKTIQVRKEKKLTQKELAKMSGVSIKTINRYENGIKISFDSEKKILEALDIDFINYCNINNERNKMSFDKQAEEYEESKYINQKNSVLQLINKGYPYKEKRVLDLGAGTGFVSREISKFAKEVYAVDISDLMIKKIEILNQENNLKNVIPVKGDAHNLKFEDNFFDTVITRLTFHHLKDVKKALKEIKRVLKNFGELIIVDIITSEKDDEAELQNSFDKIRDFSHNKFLKLNELKKSIKEENFYNVEIDIWKEERVFKDWIKLAKYKDEGEVLFNLMKYFAINGPKLGLDLEYKDLKLTFKQKMVLIKVINIK; translated from the coding sequence ATGTATGAAAAAACTATACAAGTAAGAAAAGAAAAGAAGTTAACTCAAAAAGAATTAGCAAAAATGTCAGGAGTTAGTATAAAAACTATAAATCGTTATGAAAATGGAATAAAAATAAGTTTTGATTCTGAGAAAAAAATATTAGAAGCTTTGGATATAGATTTTATAAATTATTGTAATATAAATAATGAACGAAATAAAATGTCTTTTGATAAACAAGCAGAGGAGTATGAAGAATCAAAGTATATAAATCAGAAAAATAGTGTTCTTCAACTTATAAATAAAGGATATCCATATAAAGAAAAAAGAGTTTTAGATTTAGGTGCAGGAACTGGATTTGTCTCAAGAGAGATTTCAAAGTTTGCAAAAGAAGTATATGCAGTAGACATAAGTGACTTGATGATAAAAAAAATAGAAATATTAAATCAAGAAAATAATCTAAAAAATGTGATTCCAGTTAAAGGAGATGCACATAATTTAAAATTTGAAGATAATTTTTTTGATACAGTTATAACTAGATTAACTTTTCATCATTTAAAAGATGTAAAAAAAGCTTTAAAAGAGATAAAAAGAGTTTTAAAGAATTTTGGTGAATTAATTATTGTGGATATTATTACTTCTGAAAAAGATGATGAAGCTGAGTTGCAAAATAGTTTCGATAAAATAAGAGATTTTTCACACAATAAATTTTTGAAGTTAAATGAATTGAAAAAAAGTATAAAAGAGGAGAATTTTTACAATGTAGAAATTGATATCTGGAAAGAAGAAAGAGTTTTTAAGGATTGGATAAAATTAGCAAAGTATAAAGATGAAGGAGAAGTACTTTTTAATTTAATGAAATATTTTGCAATAAATGGCCCAAAGTTGGGATTAGATTTAGAATATAAAGATTTAAAATTAACATTTAAACAAAAAATGGTTTTAATAAAAGTTATAAATATAAAATAA
- a CDS encoding M20/M25/M40 family metallo-hydrolase has translation MKYNLEKAFKFIEENEKEMQQVWIDLCKVESPSIDTEGVNQAVEFLGEKLNGYGMETKIHKFSQGPNSITAYFNNGSTEKEMAILGHLDTVHKKGLFGEEVVKVDIENDMIYGPGVLDCKGGVIVGTLVARALNSIGYDKMIKLAFSGDEEVGHRYTLGEGKQFFLDELKGFKACIDCETGFVDGRVVVGRKGTTNFKIAIRGKAAHSGNEPQNGISAIKEAAYKTINIEKNNDFNSIHYNVGVIEGGTSQNTIPEFCTLTVNVRFRKLSDLEKIKNFLTEITNTSFVEGTTAEITQISLSDPMEQTEKNIKLFEILKKNSEELGFGTPYSCYLGGGSDAAHSVTLGIPTLCGMGVKGYENHTIRERAVLSSLVERAKLIVKTILTLPENFEGEN, from the coding sequence ATGAAGTACAATTTAGAAAAAGCATTTAAATTTATTGAAGAGAACGAAAAAGAGATGCAGCAGGTATGGATAGACCTTTGTAAAGTAGAGAGTCCATCAATTGATACAGAAGGAGTAAATCAGGCTGTAGAGTTTTTAGGGGAAAAGCTAAATGGGTATGGGATGGAAACAAAGATTCATAAATTTAGTCAAGGTCCAAATAGTATAACAGCTTATTTTAATAATGGAAGTACTGAAAAAGAGATGGCAATTTTAGGGCATCTTGATACAGTACATAAAAAAGGGTTATTTGGAGAAGAGGTTGTTAAAGTAGATATAGAAAATGATATGATTTATGGACCAGGAGTTTTAGATTGTAAAGGAGGAGTAATAGTAGGAACTTTAGTTGCACGTGCTTTAAATTCTATAGGATATGACAAAATGATTAAGTTAGCTTTTTCAGGAGATGAAGAGGTAGGCCATAGATATACATTAGGAGAGGGGAAACAATTCTTTTTAGATGAGTTAAAAGGGTTTAAAGCATGTATTGATTGTGAAACAGGATTTGTTGACGGGAGAGTTGTTGTAGGAAGAAAAGGGACTACAAATTTCAAAATTGCTATAAGGGGAAAAGCAGCTCATTCAGGAAATGAACCGCAAAATGGAATTAGTGCAATAAAGGAAGCTGCATATAAGACAATCAATATAGAAAAAAATAATGACTTTAATTCAATACATTATAATGTGGGAGTGATAGAAGGTGGAACTAGCCAAAATACAATACCTGAATTTTGTACTTTAACTGTTAATGTTAGATTTAGAAAGTTAAGTGATTTAGAAAAAATTAAAAATTTTCTAACAGAAATAACAAATACATCTTTTGTTGAAGGAACAACTGCAGAAATAACTCAAATATCGTTATCTGATCCAATGGAACAAACAGAAAAAAATATAAAATTATTTGAAATATTAAAGAAAAATTCAGAAGAATTAGGATTTGGAACACCGTATTCTTGTTATTTAGGAGGAGGCTCAGATGCAGCTCATAGTGTTACATTAGGAATTCCAACTCTTTGTGGAATGGGAGTAAAAGGATATGAAAATCATACAATAAGAGAAAGAGCAGTATTAAGTTCTCTAGTTGAAAGAGCAAAACTAATTGTAAAAACTATATTAACATTACCAGAAAATTTTGAGGGGGAAAATTAA
- a CDS encoding nucleoside deaminase, with product MDHKLYLRRCIEIADEAVASGNNPFGALLVDSKGDIIVESGNIEITEKDCTGHAETTVMRKATKLYSKEFLWDCTLYTTAEPCCMCTGAIYWGNVGRVVFGITEKQLLELTGSHEKNPTFDVPCREVLAKGQKNIEVIGPINDVDLQEEIVKIHRTFWK from the coding sequence ATGGATCACAAACTTTACTTAAGAAGATGTATTGAAATTGCAGATGAAGCAGTTGCTAGTGGAAATAATCCATTTGGAGCACTTCTAGTAGATTCTAAAGGAGATATTATCGTAGAATCTGGAAATATCGAAATTACTGAAAAAGATTGTACAGGTCATGCTGAAACAACAGTTATGAGGAAAGCTACTAAACTTTATTCTAAGGAGTTTTTATGGGATTGTACTCTTTACACAACTGCTGAGCCTTGTTGTATGTGTACTGGAGCTATCTATTGGGGAAATGTTGGAAGAGTAGTATTTGGAATAACAGAAAAGCAACTTCTTGAGCTTACTGGTAGCCATGAGAAAAACCCTACCTTTGACGTTCCGTGTAGAGAGGTTTTAGCTAAAGGACAAAAAAATATCGAAGTTATCGGTCCAATTAATGATGTTGATTTACAAGAGGAGATAGTTAAGATACATAGAACTTTCTGGAAATAG